TGCCGCGACAACAGGAGTCGCTCCTGCAATGCGGCTGTCCACCCGTGTTCGATGAATTCCAGGAAAAGCCGGGGATCCGGCCCGTAGATCTTGTCGCCCACCAGTGAATGCCCGAGCCACTGGGCGTGCGCGCGAATCTGATGTTTGCGTCCGGTTTCGGTCCGCACCCGCGCCAGCGTGAATCCACCTCCCTCCGCCGATCCGGACAGGGGCTCAAAATGGCTGACGGCCCGCTGGCCGGTTCCATCGGTTTTCACACAGCTCTTCACCGTCACCGGACATCCGACGTCGGGCCCGAGCGGTTGATCGACACACACCGCGCGATCCAGGATCCCGTGCAGAACGACGAGGTATTCCTTTGAATAGCGCCTTTCCTGGACCGCCATTTGAAGCTGGCGCGCAACCAGTGCGTCCTTGGCGAAAACGACGAGACCGCTGGTCTCCCGATCGAGCCTGAAGATCAGATGGGATGCGATGTCTCCTCCCCGATGCTGCCGGACCGCCCCGGCGAGGCTCGACCATGGCCCCTCCTTCGACGGATGGCAGACAACATCACCGGGCTTCTCGATCACAAGCAGACGCTCGTCCTCAAACCGAATCCAGGAAACCAGTTCCGCCGGAGCGATCTGCCGGATGACACCCTGTCGAAGCTTCCTCTCCCAAGGGCCGATCGGCTTGGAATACGCATGAGGGTTTGGAACTGCCGTCGCGGAACGTTCCGCACCAGGGACATGATCAAAACCGCATGCATGGGAAGGCATTGGGAGCATTCTTTCACCGACCTCACCCCAAGGCAACCCGTCTGCGGTCAAACGCTGCGCATAGTCATAAATCCCCATGCGATATTTCCGGGTCTGGCCCGCATTAAGCTAGGCCACCAATCGGTGCGTTTTGTGTCGTAGTTGGTTGCAATGCCACTCAACAGGCAGCATCCTCTGCGCGTCTGATCATGAAGAACGATTTTCCGAAGGCAGGAAGATCCGCCGGTCCCAACGACGGCGCTGTCATTCAGGTTCTCGTCAGGCAGGGGTTAATGTCCGGAGATGGACCCCGGACATCGGCCATATCGGCCAACCCTCCGAAAGGAACCCAAAAAACATGAATAGCAATATCAACGCCCCCGAACTGATCGTATCCGGCATCCATCTCACCCTTACGCCTTCCCTGAAGACGTTCGTGCGCGAGAAATCCGAGCGATTGTTTCGCCACCAGGAGCGCATCATGCGACTCCGGGTGGAACTGGAGTGTGATTCCAAGCAGGCAGTGGGCAATCGCTTCACCGCCAAGGGTCACATTGAAATCCATGGTCCCGACATGAATGCGTCGGTCTCATCGGATGAATGCCACAAGGCGGTCTCGCTGCTGGTCGACAAACTCGACCGCATGCTCAACAAGCGCGCCAAGGCCTACAAATCCAGGCGACACGCCAACGAGCCAATCAGGGCGACTGCGGTCCTGCAAACGTGACGGAGTGACCGGCCCGACCCGTCGGGCCTTTTCCGACAAAAAGACCCGCCTTCAAGGGCGGGTCTTTTTGTTGCCAGGCGAAGCAGCGCCCACCGGTCACGCCGGAGGCTCGCCGAGGAGCGCGAGGCATTCAATCGCGGCCAGGCCCCACTGCGCGGTGTCATTGGTGGATACACCCGGAAGTTCCTCGACCGGGCGGAGCACGTCCGGCCCGCGTATCGTCCTGAGTTGATCCGCGGTGAAGCGGCGCCCGCCCGGATTTCGTTCGAACTCGGACCACGCCCGACGCGCCAGGCGGCCATCAGCCATCTCCTTCGCCGCATACGCCGTGAGACGTGAATGCCCTTGAACCAGCGGCCCGCGCACCAGCTTCCTTCCGAGCCTGTGCACCTGCTCCTCGTCACTCGCATTGTACAGTTCGCAGTACTCCAGCCAGGCTCGCTTGAACTCCGGCACGTCAAGGAGCTGTATCAGCTCCGCGCACACCTCGACCAGTCCGAAGACCGCATTGAGATGCGACGCGCCAATGTCACCGGGTTTCGCAATGGAGAATTCGCCGGTGTTGAGATTGAGCGTGGTGCCCGTGCTGAAGAATCCATGCGGCTGGTGGCCGAGCGACTTCATGCTCGCCAGCAGCCTGTCGCGCATGACCGCGCTGCCGGTCCTCTCCCACTCGGTGAGCCAGGCGCCCGCGATGGATCCCCAGTCGGTTCCCACGCTCACCCCCACACGGGTGGGATCGGTGCTTGCGCCACGGTCGAGATCGCCCGCCGATTTCGCCACCGACAGCTTTCGCCCCGGAGGAATACGCAGGAGCGCGCGCCCCGCCTCGATCTGCTCCCGCATGAGATCGCCCACCCGTTCGTCACCGGTCAGGTAATAGTAGTACCTCCGGTTGACCGCCGTGCTGATGCGAAGCTGCTTGGCGCTGCACCCCCAGTGCAGCACATTGTGACGCGATCCCAGCGGTGCGAATCGCCCGATGTGATGGACATCCACCTCACCCGTGTGACGGGTCATCGCCTCGGCAAACCGAAAGACATCCGCGCGTCCGGTGCGCAGGTAGTAAAGCCAGAGCCAGATGTCCGTCGAGAGCTCCGAATTGTCCCATGCGAATCCGCCCACGTCGTAACGCCACTCATGGCGATCGGCATCATACGTGTGCATCACATCGCCATAGTTCCAGAAGCCGTACCAGCGCCGGTCCTCGCGCTGGCCAAGATAGTACGAAAAATTCAGCGCAAGCCGGTCCTCGATCACGCGGCGGGCGGCGGTTGAGCGATCCTCGGGCGACCAGAGCTCCCCGAACACTCCACAGGAATTGAGGTACGCGGAGGTCGCCACCATTTGCGGTGGATTGCGCAGGCACTCCGCAAGCGCGGCAAATCGCCTGCGGCTCGGCGTCGCCGGGAGAATCCACAGGTGCATCTCGCTCGTGCGCGCCACGCCCTCCGGATTGTCGAAACCCGGCTCGTAGTCCTCGTAGGTGATTTCCAAACCGCCGTTGTACTGCTTTTCGTACGTGTCCTGGCCCAGGCCATCGTGATAGGGACGAAGATCCATCGGTGCGGACCTCGGCGCCCAAAGCCATAGTGTCACTTCCGCCGCCTCCTGCGTGGCGCCTCGAATGTCGAGTTGTGCGGGATGACTCTGCCAGAAATTCCTGATCCCAAAGGCCACTCCCCCCTTGGGCGATCCGAGGTAGCCCAGCCCGCCGGCCCGCTGGCCCTGCGCCGCGGTCAGCCATGTGCAATCCCCTCCTGTGCGCTTGTGCAGGTCGAATCCATCCGCGTTCGCCTGATGAAGCGTCCAGTCATTGTAGGCTGCCACGTAGCTCAACCGCGAGCTGACCGCTGTCGCCCAGGTCTCCAGCGGCGGAGTCGCCTCGCCCGCGACCTGCGCCCGTCGCACCGCCTCGCCGGGATCCCTCCGAAGTCCGGTGATGCCGCGTATCGCTTCCCCGAATACACCATCGCCCTGCCCGGAGAACCGCACATGGCGGTCGTACAGTTCGCCCTCGAGCGGCACGGAGAACCTCAGCCCGATGCCGCGGATGAAATCCCCGCGCTGCTTCCCGTCGAACATGAAGGTGTGCATCACCCGGATCGCGTCACTGCCCGCATAAAAGTAGAGCCGCACCACAAACGGCAGCCATGCCCTGTCCGCTCCGTCCACCGAGCGGTGACGTCCCTCGATCTTCACGACCGCGCGCACGGGTCCGCTCTGCTCCAGAGTCACAGACCCAATCTCCCCGTCAAACGCCTGCGGCTGAGCGGCTGCCTCGGGGGAATCCTGATTGAGAAGGACCAAGTGCCCGCCCCGAAGCGCCTCGCGCCCCTGGCGCAGAATCAGGGGAATCAGCACTCGACCGGATTTCGCCACGTGAACCCGCATGACTCCCGTGTCGATCTCATGGTGATCATTCATTTCCGATGCGCGTATGGCCGTTCCCCCGGCGGCCGGCTTTCCCGGCACAAGTTCGAAATGCTCGCCGGACACCTCCCCCGCAATCGCATGAGCCGTCCATTTCAGGCTGCCGTCCGGCCATGTCGCCAGCGGCCAGTTCTGCACGGGCACCGGCTCTCCGGCGTCGGATTTCAATGCAAAGGTCGCGTCGGGACGGAACTTCCCGCGCGGCCATGACACGCCCCAGGTCGAGCCAAACGACGCGCGGGGCGCACCACCCTCGAGCCAGTGAAGCGGCACGCCGCCGGCGGGGCCCGCCGCGGAAGACGCGGTCGACGCCCCGGTCGATGGGGTGCGTGCGTGAAGTCCTGTGGCGAGTTTGGCAGCCGCCGTCGCAAACGCGGTCTTTCGGACAAAGTCGCGCCGTGTCAGTGATTTCATGGTTGTGGGTGGATTGAGTTTCACGAGCGCGCAGTCAGTCGATGCCGTCGCCGAAAACCGGGAGCATGCCCGGCATCGATCGACATTTTGAGGCGTCTTGGGTCATTGGGGGGAGACTGCGTGCGGTCACAGTGTTCCACCATGCGGACTCGCTGTCGAATCGCCACTTTCCAGAAAAGATCTGACAGTCATTTTTTCTTCGACCCCGGTTTCTGCGGCGATAGCGTTCAAGCTGATGCCTGTGCCAACCCTGCGATCCCTGGCGCGCGAACTCGGGCTTTCGCGGACCACCGTTTCCGATGCGCTTTGCGGGTCACCGCGCGTGAAGGCGGCGACGGCTGAACGCGTGCGCGCAGCCGCAAAGGCGGCCGGGTACGAGCGCAACCCCCTCACCGGCGCCGTCATGTCGCAACTGCGCCGCTCCCGCACCCAGCAGTTCCGGGGCGTGATCGCGGCCGTGGAGATCATCGAGGAGGAACGCTCCCGCATAGCCGTCCGCTACAACAGCGCGATTCTGGCCGGGATCTCCGAGCGGGCGAACCAGATGGGATTCAACGTTGAGCGCTTTGTGGTCGGACCCCAGGGCGTGCGTATCAAACGGCTGGATACCATTCTGCACACCCGCGGCATCCAGGCCGTTGTCCTGCTCCCCGCCAGTGGTTTCCCGGATCTGGGCGCACTGAGCTGGAACCGCTACACTGCCGTGTACACCGATTATTTCATCGACCACCCCCCGTTGCACTGCGTGTGTTCGGACCACTATCGATCGATGATCGCGCTCCTCCGCGAGCTTTTTGACCGCGGTTATCGCCGCCCCGGCCTTTTCATGGAAATCCCCCTGAGCGAGCGCCTCCAATACCGCTGGGAGGGCGCGTTTCTCGGGCTGCAGAACGCCATCCCCGGCATCACCCCGATCCCGACGCTGCGGCTGCCGGAAATCACGCGCCCTGATTTTGAATCCTGGTTCAGGCGGCATGATCCAGACGTTGTCATCGGTCACTCACCGGATGTCATCGGGTGGATGAAAGCCTGCGGCGCGCGCCTTCCAAGGAGCCATGGATTTGTCTGTCTCAATGTTCTGCGGACCAGCGGCAACTGCGCGACGCTGGATCTGCAGACCGCCGAGCTTGGAGCACGCGCCACTGAACTTGTCGTGGGACAACTTCTCCACAACGAGCTGGGAATCCCACCCCAGCCATCCCTCACGACCATTCCCGCCAGGTTGATCGACGGCCCCACGCTGCGAAAATCCGTGAAGCCCGCTGGCACCCCGGCGACGGTCCGTGCATAGCGCCAACCCGGCTTTCCACCGACTCCTGCCCGGGCCCGGCGACCAACCACCGGTCAGTGCGCCAGCCAGTCAACGCCAGCGCGAATCAGGATGCCATTGAGCAGCATCCCGGCGAGGCCCGCGGCCGCCATCACGATCAAATCCCTGCAGATTCGCGATCCGGTCGCCACCGGTCGAATCATCCCGCGAATCAGGGGTACATTGGACAGGATGCTCGTCAGCGTGGAAAGTATGACACCGTTCACTCCAATCACGGTAGGAATCTCGTGCTGCGCCATGAGTGTGGCTGCGGAGGTGATGGCCGATGCGCTGGAGATCAATCCACCGGACATGCTCACAAAATAGAAACTCGCGGAACCAAAGTGCCGGTTGGCAAGGGCCCCCAGCACATTCAGCACCATGAAAGCGAGCCCGAACTTGAGTGCGGACCAGAGTTTGAAGGGCGATTCCAAAGGCAGGGCCGGAACGGGATCCTGCCGGGATCCGAGCGTGCGGCTCCACCACCTGAAAATGCTCACCAGAAGCATGAGCCCCAGCGGCAGCACGCAGCGAGGCAGGGCAATGGGCGAAAAAATGCCCACGATCAGTCCATTTCTCAGGATCATTGCTCCGGTCGAGAGAATGATCCCGCGATGCACTGAGGATTGCACTCCGGTGCCCAGCTCCCCAAGCCTTCCGCCCAGCTCAACGACCACCTTGCGGCTGTTCACCAATCCCCCGAAGAACGCCGTGATCTCCATGCCGCGCGGTCCCAGCAGCTTGAGCAGGATGTAGTTCACGAATCCAATCCCCGCGATTATGATCACGCTCGCCCAATTTTCGCGCGGCTGCACGAGGCCCCACGGATCCACGGGTTGCGAGGGCAGAACGGGGAAAATGATGAAGGTCAGGATCGCCAGCAGAATGCCCGATCTCAGCTCAGCGTCGGACAGACCAATGGCGAAATCGTTGATGACATTTTTCCATGCGAGCAAGGCGGCGGTGATGATGCCTGCAACCGAAGGAGTGAACACGTGCCCCTGTCCAAACAGGATTCCCGTGAACGCAACTAGCACGAGGCTCATCGAGGTGGTCAGTGTGAGCTTGCCGGCCTGAGCCATCTCCCGATGGTTCATCCACCCGACAGTAATCGCCACAAACAGCAACGCCGCTCCCCCATAGACCGGCCCCATCATCCCACCGAGGCCGCCAAGCAGGCCGGTCAGAGCAAAGGTGCGCACGCCACGCTTCTGGCTGTGCTCGCGCTCAAGGCCGATGAAGAGACCCATCGCCACCGCCATGCCGAGGCGGCTCAGCACCGTCAGGAAGGGCCACTGCAATGCCGTCTCCAACACATCGAGAACCGTTGAGTCAGGCATAAACTCGCGTGATGCACATCTTGTCTCGCACACCAGGCAGAACTTCCGGCCCGTGTGTCCGGGCACCTTCGACCCGAAACGCGGCCGTCGCAATGGAAAAGATCACTTGCTCGGTTCCGCCATGAAACAAGTGCGCGGATTGTCCCGGTATGCTGCGATGACATCATCGCAAACCCTGCCGTGGGGACCTCCTGGAGGCCGCAGTCAAGCCGACTGCTCGTCGACCTTGTGAACGGCATATCTCTCGATCATGTCGTACAATGTCGGACGGCTGACGCCCAGTTCGACGGCAGCGGGCGCAATCTTGCCGCCATGCCGTCGCAGCGCCCCCTGCACCATCTCCCTTTCGAGGTCTTCCCGCGCCTCCTTCAATGAAGGGCCTGTGGAGGCTTCAGCGGATTCAAGCTCAAGATCGCGCGATGCTATGCGACTGCCTTCGGCCATGATCACGGCGCGACGGATGCGGTTCTGCAGCTCCCGAATGTTGCCCGGCCAGGAGTGGCTGGCGATGGCACGCAGGGCTTCCCTGCTGAAAGCCAGACCCTGCCGCAGGTTCTGCGCGGCATAACGATTCAGAAACGTTCGAGCGATCAGTGCAATATCGTCTCCCCGGCTGCGCAGCGGAGGCAGCGTGATCCGGATGACCGCGAGGCGATAAAAGAAATCCTCGCGAAAGGTCCCCGCACGCATGGCCTTCTCCAGATCGGCATTCGTCGCCGCCAGGATTCGCGTGTCCACCTTCATTTCCACACGACCGCCCACCCGCTCGATCGTCTGTTCCTGCAGAAACCGCAGCAGTTTCACCTGAATGGCCAGCGGAACATCGCCGATTTCATCCAGGAACAGCGTGCCTTTCGCGGCACTTTCGATCCGCCCCTTTCTCTGGGAGCTGGCTCCGGTGAACGCACCCTTTTCGTGCCCAAACAGCTCGCTCTCCAGCAGGGATTCGGGGATCGCGCTGCAATTGATCGCTACGAACGGTCCATCGCGCCGCGCGCCATGGTCGTGAATGGCACGGGCCACCATTTCCTTTCCCGTGCCGCTTTCACCGAGTATCGTCACCGGGGCGTCGGAGGCCGCGACCTTTCTTATCGAAGCAAATACCGCCTGCATCGCCTGACTTGCGCCAACCATGCCCCCGAATCCGTCGGGCTCCATCTGCCGCTGCAACTCGTGAAAATCACGCTCCAGATTGGCGACGTAAAAGCAGCGCACCAGCAGCTGCCTCACTTCCTCGATGATCAACGGCTTCGAGATCAAGTCATAGGCGCCCGCACCGATGGCCTTGAGAGCGACTTCATGGTCACCCCTGTCAGCAAGCACGACCACCTTGGTGAAGCGATCCACCTCCAGAATTTCCCTCAAGGTGACAATCCCTCCATGCAGGTCATTCGCCGACGCCGGAGTTGAAAGTTCAAGAATGGCGACTGCCGGCCGGTGTTCATGAACAAACGCCATTGCCGCCACCCGATCGCCCACGCACTTCACCTCATACTGCGCCGAAAGCGCTTCGCGGATTGCCTTCCATGCCCCCGCATCCCTGTCGATTATCAACAGCGCCGGTCGCGCCGCATCGCTGCGGCGCGGGCGAGATTCACTTCGCGCACCATCGCGACTCTTCTCCACCGATCGAGAGATCCCTTCGCCTCGATGACTAGTCAGAGTGGCGCAGGGGGATTCGAGATCGTTGGTTGCATGATCAGTCATCGGTACTTTCGCTGCGTGCGGTGCGCATGTAGAAGCGACCAAAAGCAACGGAAATTGAGCACTTTCTAAATCTTCGGGCGCTGTCTCCTGCTGCCGATCCGGCCAGCCTGAGGATTCTGTCCATGGATGGCCTTTGAAGGCTTACAGAATTTCTTGAGAAATGAACGTTTGCCCGACCAGCCAGCCGGCAGTCAGTATCATGCCGGAAAGTCGTGGTTGCAAGTTCCACCCCGTCAATAGAGCTGCATCGGCATTCTGCAACGTGGCGGATTTCATACACTTTTGAAAACTGCCGCCGCGATCCGTGTCGATCTAGTTGCAGTCCATCGTTTTCTCGATGCGCTTGGGCAGGTCCCGCGCATGGCGATTTCGGCGGGCAATAGAAGCACCGAACCATGATCCTGCTGAGTCATCCAACTGGCACCACTCCCGCTCGCCACGCCGCGCTGGGGCTTCAGCATGCCGGTTTGCTCGGTGAATTTTGGAACGTTTCCTACACGGCATCGGTACCCTGGTACCGGCGCATCCTGTCCCGCAAGGCCAGCGCGCCGCCTCTCGAACGAGTGTATCCCTCCGAAATCAGTGACAAGATTAGAACCATAGAATGGCGATATGCTCCCAACAGCCGAGGCAGCGGCACGTTCCAGGAAGAGGCGGCGTTGAGGTCTCTCGACCAGAGCGTCGCCCAAAGACTTTCCTCCGCGGAATTCTCGGGAATCTATGCCTACGAAGGCGGCGCGGAATCGGGGTTTCGCACCGCGCGAGACCTCCAGGAACTGTGCATTTACGACAAGCCCTCCATCCATTGGAAGGCCGCCCAGGAATTGCTCCGGGAAGAAAGGGAATTGCAGCCGCAGTGGACGGAAACACTTGAGGAGAATTTTCCCGGCAATGAAACATGTGCGCGTCGCGACATGGAAATCTCCCTGGCCGACGTCATCTTTGTACCAAGCGTATTTGCAAAGAACATGATCGAGCGGTACGCACGCAACCACGCTCGGATCGCAGTCGTGCCATTCGGACCCATCTCGCCGCCATCCACGATCGCTCAGGAGCCACGGACTCCTTCAGCCCGTCTGCGTGTGCTATATGTCGGACCACTCACGCAGCGTCGTGGGCTGAGCTACCTCTTCGCGGCCATGCAGCAGCTCGAAGGAGCGGCCGAATTGACTGTTGCGGGCCAGCGCCCGGCACGCACGTGCTCCGTCCTCGACCAGGAGCTGTCAAAGGTGACTTTTGTCGATACACCGTCCGCACAGGAGATTCTCCAGCTGATGAACCAGAATGACGTGCTCGTGGTTCCCTCGTTGTTCGAGGACTCCGGGTCGGAGTTGCTCGATGCCATGACACTCGGACTGCCAGTCATCGCGACTCCGAACAGCGCGGCCCCCGACCTGGTTACTGATGGCTCGGAGGGATTCATCGTGCCCATCCGCTCCGCCCAGGCCATAGCCGAGCGGCTGCACTTCCTGGTTCGTGAACGCGCACAGCTTGCCGAGATGAGCCAGCGCGCGGCGTCGCGCGCGCGCGAGTTCAATTGGATACGATACGAAACCACCCTCGCCACCCGTGTATCTGAAGCTCTGGCCATCGCGGGACGAGGCCCGTGCTCCTCGTACGCACGCGCCACGCCTCCACCCCGGCTTCCCGGTGTCGTCCCTTTCGAACAGAGAAGGTAGGCGTACGGGCGGTTCCGTCTGTTTTGAAATTCCCCCCAAGCGCCCGGCATGCTTCGCTCGGCCCACCATGAAGGCCGCAACCTCCATTCTTCGCCAACGCGACGCGTGGTCATCCCCATGGTCATGGTCTCATCGTTTCCAAAGGGCGCTCTGGTGTCTTTCTTGGACGCTCCTCTGCCGTTGGACACCAAAGCCATTCAATCGCTGGCGTCTGCTTGTCCTTGGAATCTTCGGCGCCACCGTGGAGGGCCTCCCCTTTGTTCACGCCAGCGCGCGCATCCACTTTCCACGTCACCTCTCGTTGGGCGATCGCTCCTGCCTCGGTGAACGCGCAGTCGTCTACTCGCTCGCCCCGATAGAAGTCCGCGCACACGCCACGGTGTCGACCGAGGCTTTTCTTTGCACCGGCACGCATGACTTCTCCGACGCGAACATTCCCGTGCAAACCGCGCCGATCATTGTCGGGGCGCACGCCTTTGTCTGCGCCCGGGCATTCATTCTTCCAGGGATGGAGATCGGAGAATACGCCGTGGTCGGCGCCTGCGCCGTGGTCACCCAGGATGTGCCGCCCTCGACGATTGTCGCAGGAAATCCGGCGCGCCCAATCGGCCTGCGCCCGGTCGGCGGCAGCTCGCATGCGAACGAAGTCTGCGGTTGAACGATCCGTCAACCGCGCCAGGTGAAGGCGTGGCACAACGCCACACCCGCCGCATCCGCCTCATCGCTGGCCAGCGGTCTGCCATGGCCCAGCAGCGCCATCACCGTGCGGGCCATCTGTTCCTTGCTTGCCCGGCCGACTCCGACCACCGCCTGCTTGACCCGCAGCGGAGGATATTCAAACACCTCGCACGGACGCAACGCCGCCGCCGAGATTGCCGCACCCCGTGCGGCCCCAAGCACCTGCGCCGTCTGGAAGTTCTGAACGTATATTGTCTGCTCCAGCGCGACATGACGAACCTCGAAATCCGCCAGAAACGCGGCGACCGCGCGGTGAATCTCACCGAGGGCATGCGCCATCGACTCCCTCGCCGGCACCCGCACCGTCCGACACTTCAGCAGCACCGGAGACCGACCGGGCGCGAACTCGATCATTGCAAGCCCTGTGCCCCTCAGCGACGGATCAATGCCAAGCACCAGTCCGTGGAAAGGCGTGCGCCTCACCGCCGTCTCCGGCGCCTGCGTTCGAAGTTGAATCGAACCGCCGTCGGTGGACAGCCCCCGAAGCTTTGCCGCCCACATCTGCCTCGCCGTCATGCGTCCCATGGGGTCAGAAAAAAACCAGCTTGATGCCCGCAAGCGCGGTCAGCGTCAGCGTAACCCGCTCAAACCAGCGCTGATTGATGCGATGAACGAGCCAGCGCCCCGCCAATCCTCCGATGGCGACCACGGGTGCAAGCACGAGATTTGCCTTGAGGCTTGGCATGTCGATGAGGCCCAGATCCACCATGAAGGGCACTTTGAACAGGTTGAGCAGCAAAAAATAATAGGCTGTCGTTCCAAGAAATTCCAGCTTCGGCAGACGCAGGGCCAGAAGATAGATCGCCATCAGTGGCCCCGCGGCGTTCGCAACGAGCGTT
This genomic window from Opitutaceae bacterium contains:
- a CDS encoding RluA family pseudouridine synthase produces the protein MPSHACGFDHVPGAERSATAVPNPHAYSKPIGPWERKLRQGVIRQIAPAELVSWIRFEDERLLVIEKPGDVVCHPSKEGPWSSLAGAVRQHRGGDIASHLIFRLDRETSGLVVFAKDALVARQLQMAVQERRYSKEYLVVLHGILDRAVCVDQPLGPDVGCPVTVKSCVKTDGTGQRAVSHFEPLSGSAEGGGFTLARVRTETGRKHQIRAHAQWLGHSLVGDKIYGPDPRLFLEFIEHGWTAALQERLLLSRQALHCSAIDLHAAGFPHRFESQLPDDLRGFCHSRGMLPPRNQCG
- the raiA gene encoding ribosome-associated translation inhibitor RaiA codes for the protein MNSNINAPELIVSGIHLTLTPSLKTFVREKSERLFRHQERIMRLRVELECDSKQAVGNRFTAKGHIEIHGPDMNASVSSDECHKAVSLLVDKLDRMLNKRAKAYKSRRHANEPIRATAVLQT
- a CDS encoding Tat pathway signal sequence domain protein, with amino-acid sequence MKSLTRRDFVRKTAFATAAAKLATGLHARTPSTGASTASSAAGPAGGVPLHWLEGGAPRASFGSTWGVSWPRGKFRPDATFALKSDAGEPVPVQNWPLATWPDGSLKWTAHAIAGEVSGEHFELVPGKPAAGGTAIRASEMNDHHEIDTGVMRVHVAKSGRVLIPLILRQGREALRGGHLVLLNQDSPEAAAQPQAFDGEIGSVTLEQSGPVRAVVKIEGRHRSVDGADRAWLPFVVRLYFYAGSDAIRVMHTFMFDGKQRGDFIRGIGLRFSVPLEGELYDRHVRFSGQGDGVFGEAIRGITGLRRDPGEAVRRAQVAGEATPPLETWATAVSSRLSYVAAYNDWTLHQANADGFDLHKRTGGDCTWLTAAQGQRAGGLGYLGSPKGGVAFGIRNFWQSHPAQLDIRGATQEAAEVTLWLWAPRSAPMDLRPYHDGLGQDTYEKQYNGGLEITYEDYEPGFDNPEGVARTSEMHLWILPATPSRRRFAALAECLRNPPQMVATSAYLNSCGVFGELWSPEDRSTAARRVIEDRLALNFSYYLGQREDRRWYGFWNYGDVMHTYDADRHEWRYDVGGFAWDNSELSTDIWLWLYYLRTGRADVFRFAEAMTRHTGEVDVHHIGRFAPLGSRHNVLHWGCSAKQLRISTAVNRRYYYYLTGDERVGDLMREQIEAGRALLRIPPGRKLSVAKSAGDLDRGASTDPTRVGVSVGTDWGSIAGAWLTEWERTGSAVMRDRLLASMKSLGHQPHGFFSTGTTLNLNTGEFSIAKPGDIGASHLNAVFGLVEVCAELIQLLDVPEFKRAWLEYCELYNASDEEQVHRLGRKLVRGPLVQGHSRLTAYAAKEMADGRLARRAWSEFERNPGGRRFTADQLRTIRGPDVLRPVEELPGVSTNDTAQWGLAAIECLALLGEPPA
- a CDS encoding LacI family DNA-binding transcriptional regulator; the encoded protein is MPVPTLRSLARELGLSRTTVSDALCGSPRVKAATAERVRAAAKAAGYERNPLTGAVMSQLRRSRTQQFRGVIAAVEIIEEERSRIAVRYNSAILAGISERANQMGFNVERFVVGPQGVRIKRLDTILHTRGIQAVVLLPASGFPDLGALSWNRYTAVYTDYFIDHPPLHCVCSDHYRSMIALLRELFDRGYRRPGLFMEIPLSERLQYRWEGAFLGLQNAIPGITPIPTLRLPEITRPDFESWFRRHDPDVVIGHSPDVIGWMKACGARLPRSHGFVCLNVLRTSGNCATLDLQTAELGARATELVVGQLLHNELGIPPQPSLTTIPARLIDGPTLRKSVKPAGTPATVRA
- a CDS encoding MgtC/SapB family protein gives rise to the protein MPDSTVLDVLETALQWPFLTVLSRLGMAVAMGLFIGLEREHSQKRGVRTFALTGLLGGLGGMMGPVYGGAALLFVAITVGWMNHREMAQAGKLTLTTSMSLVLVAFTGILFGQGHVFTPSVAGIITAALLAWKNVINDFAIGLSDAELRSGILLAILTFIIFPVLPSQPVDPWGLVQPRENWASVIIIAGIGFVNYILLKLLGPRGMEITAFFGGLVNSRKVVVELGGRLGELGTGVQSSVHRGIILSTGAMILRNGLIVGIFSPIALPRCVLPLGLMLLVSIFRWWSRTLGSRQDPVPALPLESPFKLWSALKFGLAFMVLNVLGALANRHFGSASFYFVSMSGGLISSASAITSAATLMAQHEIPTVIGVNGVILSTLTSILSNVPLIRGMIRPVATGSRICRDLIVMAAAGLAGMLLNGILIRAGVDWLAH
- the prsR gene encoding PEP-CTERM-box response regulator transcription factor, with product MTDHATNDLESPCATLTSHRGEGISRSVEKSRDGARSESRPRRSDAARPALLIIDRDAGAWKAIREALSAQYEVKCVGDRVAAMAFVHEHRPAVAILELSTPASANDLHGGIVTLREILEVDRFTKVVVLADRGDHEVALKAIGAGAYDLISKPLIIEEVRQLLVRCFYVANLERDFHELQRQMEPDGFGGMVGASQAMQAVFASIRKVAASDAPVTILGESGTGKEMVARAIHDHGARRDGPFVAINCSAIPESLLESELFGHEKGAFTGASSQRKGRIESAAKGTLFLDEIGDVPLAIQVKLLRFLQEQTIERVGGRVEMKVDTRILAATNADLEKAMRAGTFREDFFYRLAVIRITLPPLRSRGDDIALIARTFLNRYAAQNLRQGLAFSREALRAIASHSWPGNIRELQNRIRRAVIMAEGSRIASRDLELESAEASTGPSLKEAREDLEREMVQGALRRHGGKIAPAAVELGVSRPTLYDMIERYAVHKVDEQSA
- a CDS encoding glycosyltransferase family 4 protein produces the protein MILLSHPTGTTPARHAALGLQHAGLLGEFWNVSYTASVPWYRRILSRKASAPPLERVYPSEISDKIRTIEWRYAPNSRGSGTFQEEAALRSLDQSVAQRLSSAEFSGIYAYEGGAESGFRTARDLQELCIYDKPSIHWKAAQELLREERELQPQWTETLEENFPGNETCARRDMEISLADVIFVPSVFAKNMIERYARNHARIAVVPFGPISPPSTIAQEPRTPSARLRVLYVGPLTQRRGLSYLFAAMQQLEGAAELTVAGQRPARTCSVLDQELSKVTFVDTPSAQEILQLMNQNDVLVVPSLFEDSGSELLDAMTLGLPVIATPNSAAPDLVTDGSEGFIVPIRSAQAIAERLHFLVRERAQLAEMSQRAASRAREFNWIRYETTLATRVSEALAIAGRGPCSSYARATPPPRLPGVVPFEQRR
- a CDS encoding putative colanic acid biosynthesis acetyltransferase, which gives rise to MKAATSILRQRDAWSSPWSWSHRFQRALWCLSWTLLCRWTPKPFNRWRLLVLGIFGATVEGLPFVHASARIHFPRHLSLGDRSCLGERAVVYSLAPIEVRAHATVSTEAFLCTGTHDFSDANIPVQTAPIIVGAHAFVCARAFILPGMEIGEYAVVGACAVVTQDVPPSTIVAGNPARPIGLRPVGGSSHANEVCG
- a CDS encoding crossover junction endodeoxyribonuclease RuvC is translated as MGRMTARQMWAAKLRGLSTDGGSIQLRTQAPETAVRRTPFHGLVLGIDPSLRGTGLAMIEFAPGRSPVLLKCRTVRVPARESMAHALGEIHRAVAAFLADFEVRHVALEQTIYVQNFQTAQVLGAARGAAISAAALRPCEVFEYPPLRVKQAVVGVGRASKEQMARTVMALLGHGRPLASDEADAAGVALCHAFTWRG